In the Nitrospirota bacterium genome, one interval contains:
- a CDS encoding N-acetyltransferase — protein MIRKAKLADVKTIQSLVNRYADSGQMLPRSLNELYEDLRDFHVYEENRDIVGVCALHVSWDGLAEIRSLVVREDRKKNGIGSMLVRQCLDEAKELQVRQVFVLTYQSGFFKKLGFHDIDKKELPHKIWTDCLNCVKFPDCDESALVITVPG, from the coding sequence ATGATTCGTAAAGCGAAACTCGCTGATGTGAAGACGATCCAGTCGCTCGTGAACCGATACGCGGATTCGGGCCAGATGCTGCCGCGCTCGCTCAATGAGCTGTACGAGGATTTGCGGGATTTTCATGTTTATGAGGAAAACAGAGACATCGTCGGGGTCTGCGCGCTCCATGTAAGCTGGGACGGCCTTGCGGAGATCCGTTCGCTCGTCGTTCGCGAGGACAGGAAGAAGAACGGCATCGGATCAATGCTCGTGCGGCAATGCCTCGACGAGGCAAAGGAACTCCAGGTCAGGCAGGTTTTCGTGCTCACCTATCAGTCCGGCTTCTTCAAGAAGCTGGGTTTCCACGATATCGACAAGAAAGAGCTGCCCCACAAGATATGGACCGACTGCCTCAACTGCGTCAAATTTCCTGACTGCGATGAATCGGCCCTCGTCATCACGGTCCCGGGATAA
- the hemW gene encoding radical SAM family heme chaperone HemW produces MLTLYIHIPFCVRKCHYCGFYSTEYTRENADAYLSALNREAEANRPLVGTQTIRSIYIGGGTPTVLAGNHLQSVLALPRKHFPVAPGAEFTVEANPGSLTRECVQLMLQQGVNRLSLGIQSFSDELLAFLGRPHSTKEALDAYALARTEGLGNIGIDLIFGIPGQSMRQWEETLDTAIALRPEHISAYSLSLDEGSKFMRASASGVFTLPDDDDAADHYASALESLGRAGYEHYEISNFALPGFSCRHNLNYWQRGQYLGLGPAAWSSIGNRRYQTIPELHEYARRMNSGQPAIAEEETIDDHQAAQERVMLSLRTSRGLDLSAFGEACGAGEVLRIRGNAEPLKLSGLLEEAGGWLRLTRSGFLLANEVISRLSP; encoded by the coding sequence ATGCTAACTCTCTATATACACATCCCATTCTGTGTCAGAAAGTGCCATTACTGTGGTTTTTATTCAACAGAATACACGCGTGAAAATGCCGATGCATATCTTTCGGCGTTGAACCGTGAGGCAGAAGCGAACCGGCCGCTGGTCGGCACTCAGACGATCAGGAGCATCTATATTGGCGGGGGCACGCCAACTGTTCTTGCCGGCAATCATCTGCAGAGCGTGCTCGCGCTTCCCCGGAAACATTTTCCTGTCGCACCCGGCGCTGAGTTTACCGTTGAAGCAAACCCCGGATCGCTGACCCGGGAGTGCGTCCAACTCATGCTTCAACAGGGTGTGAACCGGCTGAGCCTCGGGATCCAGTCCTTTTCGGACGAACTGCTCGCTTTTCTGGGAAGGCCGCACTCGACGAAAGAGGCGCTGGATGCCTACGCACTTGCCCGGACCGAGGGCCTCGGCAATATCGGCATTGATCTGATCTTTGGCATCCCGGGGCAGAGCATGCGACAGTGGGAGGAGACCCTGGACACCGCAATCGCGCTCAGGCCCGAACATATCTCCGCATACAGCCTTTCTCTCGATGAGGGGTCGAAGTTCATGCGCGCATCGGCATCGGGTGTCTTCACGCTGCCTGATGATGACGACGCGGCAGACCACTACGCTTCCGCGTTGGAGAGCCTCGGCAGGGCCGGGTATGAGCATTATGAGATATCCAACTTTGCATTGCCCGGGTTCTCCTGCCGGCACAATCTCAACTACTGGCAGCGGGGCCAATACCTTGGACTTGGCCCTGCCGCCTGGTCCTCTATCGGGAACAGGCGGTATCAAACCATTCCCGAACTCCATGAATACGCGAGGCGGATGAACTCCGGACAACCGGCAATCGCCGAGGAGGAAACGATCGATGACCACCAGGCCGCTCAGGAACGGGTCATGCTGTCGCTCAGAACGAGCCGGGGTCTGGACCTCAGTGCCTTCGGGGAAGCCTGCGGGGCAGGCGAAGTCCTCCGTATTAGAGGGAATGCCGAACCCCTGAAGCTTTCCGGACTGCTCGAGGAGGCAGGAGGCTGGTTGAGGCTCACGCGCAGCGGATTTTTACTCGCGAACGAGGTCATTTCGAGGCTCTCTCCATAG
- the bamA gene encoding outer membrane protein assembly factor BamA, with protein MKYAVAGALCILLLIGLAAHAGAVEGPKVTMVEVQGNRRIETSTILAKIKTREGGVFSPSQVKEDIKTLYQLGHFEDVQVKTEGFENGLKVIFMVREKPLVREITFEGNEELTTEKLKEGLTLLPRTAFNMQIIQENAEKIRLKYQDAGYYDAIVVPVISELKGGDRNVVFFIEEGRKVKLSNISITGNKAISSDEIRSHLKNQEYWLFSFMGRSGVLRTDELKEDLETIRNLYYNKGYIQVQVDEPVIKLRTETTNRIWLPEEGRFASGPTLTTPIRDELEVSITIKEGDQFKVDSIAFKGNVLLSDSELGREVKLKKGDVFNRDTLRQDVARITDRYDGIARPFANVIPLFNINQDKKAVAITIEIEEGGEVHIGRISITGNSKSRDKVIRREMRLNEGDEYSKKALKRSYERVNNLNFFETVDIVPERRAQEPVMDLKVKVKEKMTGTLSVGGGYSSVDKLVGIAEVTQGNLGGRGQLIKFKTQWGGTHRILQLSFMEPYLFDEPIWGRVDAYRTSQDYTGYKIYSNGVALSVGKSFNEYLSASIRYSYDQSNVRDVTDIIIPYVLQQQLEFYGTTISTSAVTVSVSRDSRDFYLDPKTGSRNTMFVEYAGGPLGGDPEFIKSVADSAWYFPLYWDTVFMLRGRIGMVGSLIDKPVPISERFFVGGSGTVRGFRYGTAGPVDPAGNIVGGNKELIFNFEYNFPVVPAAHLKGIVFYDMGRGFDDGTARKIGEPDRINFRDLKRAWGWGFWWLSPMGPLRFEWGYIINRKPEDQASEFEFNIGTLF; from the coding sequence GTGAAATATGCGGTTGCGGGAGCCCTGTGCATCCTGCTGCTAATCGGTCTTGCTGCTCACGCCGGCGCTGTGGAAGGGCCGAAAGTGACCATGGTCGAGGTCCAAGGCAACCGGAGAATCGAGACATCGACGATCCTCGCCAAGATCAAGACCAGGGAAGGCGGTGTTTTTTCTCCCTCCCAGGTCAAGGAAGACATTAAAACCCTGTACCAGCTCGGTCATTTCGAGGACGTGCAGGTAAAGACAGAGGGCTTTGAGAACGGCCTGAAGGTGATCTTTATGGTCAGGGAAAAACCCCTGGTCAGGGAAATCACCTTCGAAGGCAATGAAGAGCTGACAACGGAAAAACTGAAGGAAGGGTTGACCCTGCTGCCGCGGACCGCGTTCAACATGCAGATCATCCAGGAGAACGCGGAGAAGATACGCCTGAAATATCAGGATGCCGGCTATTATGACGCGATCGTCGTTCCCGTGATCAGTGAACTCAAGGGCGGGGACCGCAACGTCGTATTTTTTATTGAGGAGGGTCGCAAGGTAAAGCTGAGCAACATCAGTATAACCGGGAACAAGGCCATCTCCAGCGACGAGATCAGGTCCCACCTTAAAAATCAGGAATACTGGCTCTTTTCATTCATGGGCCGGAGCGGCGTGTTGAGGACCGATGAACTCAAGGAAGATCTCGAGACGATCCGGAACCTGTACTACAACAAGGGGTATATCCAGGTGCAGGTGGACGAACCGGTCATCAAGTTGAGAACGGAGACGACGAACCGCATCTGGCTGCCCGAGGAGGGACGCTTTGCGTCGGGTCCGACGCTGACCACGCCCATCCGGGACGAGCTCGAGGTGAGCATCACCATCAAGGAAGGCGACCAGTTCAAGGTCGATTCGATCGCGTTCAAGGGGAATGTCCTTCTTTCCGACAGCGAACTCGGCAGAGAGGTCAAACTCAAGAAGGGCGATGTCTTCAACCGGGACACGCTCAGGCAGGATGTGGCCAGGATCACGGACCGCTACGACGGGATAGCGCGGCCCTTTGCGAATGTGATCCCGCTTTTTAACATCAACCAGGACAAAAAGGCCGTTGCCATCACCATCGAGATCGAGGAGGGCGGAGAGGTCCACATCGGCAGGATCAGCATCACGGGAAACTCCAAGTCCAGGGACAAGGTCATCAGGCGGGAAATGCGCCTGAACGAGGGGGATGAGTACAGCAAGAAGGCGCTCAAGAGAAGCTATGAACGCGTCAACAACCTGAACTTTTTCGAGACCGTTGATATCGTACCCGAACGGCGTGCGCAGGAGCCGGTCATGGACCTGAAGGTGAAGGTCAAGGAAAAGATGACCGGCACGCTGAGCGTGGGCGGCGGGTACAGCTCCGTGGACAAGCTCGTCGGCATCGCGGAAGTCACCCAGGGAAACCTCGGCGGGCGGGGCCAACTGATAAAGTTCAAAACGCAGTGGGGCGGCACGCACCGTATCCTGCAGCTCAGCTTCATGGAACCCTATCTCTTCGACGAGCCGATCTGGGGCAGGGTCGACGCATACCGCACGTCGCAGGACTATACCGGGTATAAAATCTACTCCAACGGCGTTGCGCTGAGTGTTGGAAAGAGCTTCAACGAGTATTTGTCCGCTTCCATTCGGTACAGCTATGACCAGTCCAACGTGAGGGACGTAACTGATATCATCATACCCTACGTATTGCAGCAGCAGCTCGAATTCTACGGCACGACGATCTCGACGAGCGCCGTGACCGTGAGTGTGTCCCGCGACTCCCGGGATTTCTACCTGGATCCGAAAACAGGGTCCCGAAACACGATGTTTGTGGAATATGCCGGCGGCCCGCTGGGTGGCGACCCCGAGTTCATCAAGTCCGTGGCGGATTCGGCCTGGTATTTCCCGCTTTACTGGGACACGGTGTTCATGCTTCGGGGCAGGATCGGGATGGTAGGATCATTGATTGACAAGCCCGTCCCGATCAGCGAACGCTTTTTCGTGGGCGGCTCGGGCACGGTGCGCGGGTTCCGCTACGGTACGGCCGGGCCGGTGGACCCGGCCGGCAACATCGTAGGCGGCAACAAGGAACTGATCTTTAATTTTGAATATAACTTTCCGGTCGTTCCTGCCGCGCACCTGAAGGGCATCGTCTTTTATGATATGGGTCGCGGCTTTGACGATGGAACCGCCCGGAAGATAGGGGAGCCCGACCGCATCAATTTTCGTGATCTCAAACGCGCCTGGGGGTGGGGTTTCTGGTGGCTGTCGCCGATGGGGCCGCTCCGCTTCGAGTGGGGCTACATTATCAACCGGAAGCCGGAGGATCAGGCGAGCGAGTTTGAATTCAATATTGGGACGCTTTTTTAG
- a CDS encoding OmpH family outer membrane protein produces MKRILLAVAAFSLIVATSATAAGGKIAYVDTQVVFDKTKLGKKYQGIVREYYESRKKILDIDADEIQKLQEDYTKQKQAKLLNEKAQKEKEESISRKINDFEKKRNEFSGEIGKKNEDLSHEFNEQMMVVLKDIAKREKVSVVLNKTLNIMQKAEVPSVLYADEDLDLTEKVIVEMDKKDDTKK; encoded by the coding sequence ATGAAGAGGATTCTGTTGGCAGTAGCGGCATTCAGCCTGATAGTGGCCACGAGCGCAACGGCCGCGGGCGGAAAGATTGCCTATGTTGATACCCAGGTGGTCTTTGACAAGACAAAACTGGGGAAAAAATATCAGGGCATCGTACGCGAGTATTACGAGAGCCGCAAGAAGATACTCGATATTGATGCCGATGAGATCCAGAAACTGCAGGAGGATTACACCAAGCAGAAACAGGCAAAGCTGCTGAATGAGAAGGCGCAGAAGGAGAAGGAAGAGTCCATCAGCCGGAAGATCAACGATTTCGAGAAAAAGCGCAACGAGTTCAGCGGCGAGATCGGGAAAAAGAACGAGGACCTGTCGCACGAGTTCAACGAGCAGATGATGGTCGTGCTGAAGGACATTGCCAAGCGAGAGAAGGTTTCGGTCGTCCTGAACAAGACGCTGAATATCATGCAGAAGGCTGAGGTCCCGTCCGTCCTGTACGCCGATGAGGACCTGGACCTGACCGAGAAGGTCATCGTCGAGATGGATAAGAAGGACGATACGAAGAAATAG
- the lpxD gene encoding UDP-3-O-(3-hydroxymyristoyl)glucosamine N-acyltransferase — translation MKLNRLAELLGAEFSGPADLEITGAAGIGEAGAGQLTFVAGPQYLKELQASRASAALVSLDMPAVPLAVLRVKNPKLAFARVLELFYVMPYRSSGISDRAVVGRDVTIGAECSIHACAVLGDRVTIGDRVVLYPGAYVGDDSVIDDDSVINANVTIGHATRIGKRVIVHAGTVIGSDGFGFVTDGGRHHKIPQVGGVIIEDDVEIGGNCTIDRATLGNTLIRKGTKLDNQVHVAHNVTIGEHCLLAGQSGIAGSSTLGNYVVLGGQAGVSDHTNVGDRVMAGGKAVIAKDVEAGQIIAGYNAMPIRDWLKVQAVLPKLPELKKTVARLERQVKELQDKIRETE, via the coding sequence ATGAAACTGAACAGGCTGGCGGAATTGCTGGGCGCGGAGTTTTCCGGGCCGGCCGACCTCGAGATCACCGGTGCCGCGGGCATCGGGGAGGCCGGAGCGGGACAGCTCACGTTTGTCGCGGGACCGCAGTATCTGAAAGAACTGCAGGCTTCCCGGGCCTCGGCCGCGCTTGTGTCCCTGGATATGCCCGCCGTGCCTCTGGCTGTACTGCGGGTGAAGAATCCGAAGCTGGCGTTCGCCCGCGTGCTGGAGCTTTTCTATGTCATGCCCTACCGTTCGTCGGGGATCAGCGACAGGGCGGTCGTGGGAAGGGACGTTACGATCGGCGCGGAGTGCTCGATCCATGCCTGCGCGGTGCTCGGCGACCGGGTGACGATCGGCGACCGGGTCGTGCTCTATCCGGGCGCCTATGTAGGCGATGACTCAGTCATTGATGATGATTCGGTGATCAACGCCAATGTCACCATCGGGCATGCTACCCGTATCGGCAAGCGAGTAATCGTGCATGCCGGCACCGTGATCGGCAGCGACGGTTTCGGGTTCGTGACCGATGGCGGCCGCCACCACAAGATACCGCAGGTGGGCGGCGTGATCATCGAGGACGACGTGGAGATCGGCGGCAACTGCACTATCGACCGCGCCACGCTCGGGAACACGCTGATCCGGAAAGGCACCAAGCTCGACAATCAGGTGCATGTTGCCCACAATGTGACCATCGGGGAGCATTGCCTCCTTGCCGGACAATCGGGCATCGCGGGCAGCAGTACCCTCGGGAACTATGTTGTCCTGGGCGGCCAGGCAGGGGTTTCGGACCACACCAACGTGGGAGACCGTGTCATGGCCGGCGGCAAGGCGGTCATCGCGAAGGACGTTGAGGCGGGACAGATCATTGCCGGGTACAATGCAATGCCTATCCGGGACTGGCTCAAGGTTCAGGCTGTCCTGCCGAAGCTGCCGGAACTCAAGAAAACCGTAGCCCGGCTGGAAAGACAGGTTAAGGAACTGCAAGATAAGATTCGTGAGACTGAATAA
- the fabZ gene encoding 3-hydroxyacyl-ACP dehydratase FabZ gives MIGIQEVMDLLPHRYPFLLIDRILEFEMNKRIVGLKNVTINEPFFQGHFPGHPIMPGVLLLEAMAQSGGVMALKSIPAEDVKKKVLYFMSIDKAKFRKPVVPGDQVRFELELIRQRGPVMSFKAVAIVDGGVVAEAEMMAMIVDK, from the coding sequence ATGATCGGCATACAAGAAGTCATGGACTTGCTTCCTCACCGGTATCCTTTTCTGCTCATTGACCGGATCCTCGAATTTGAAATGAACAAAAGGATCGTTGGCCTGAAGAATGTGACCATCAATGAGCCGTTCTTTCAGGGTCATTTTCCCGGCCACCCGATCATGCCGGGCGTGCTGCTGCTCGAAGCGATGGCGCAATCGGGCGGCGTGATGGCGCTGAAGTCCATCCCGGCTGAAGACGTCAAAAAGAAGGTGCTCTATTTCATGAGCATCGACAAGGCCAAATTCCGCAAACCCGTGGTTCCCGGCGACCAGGTGCGGTTCGAGCTGGAATTGATCAGGCAGCGCGGGCCGGTGATGAGCTTCAAAGCTGTAGCTATCGTGGACGGCGGCGTGGTCGCCGAAGCAGAGATGATGGCCATGATCGTGGATAAATGA
- the lpxA gene encoding acyl-ACP--UDP-N-acetylglucosamine O-acyltransferase, which produces MMISGAQEVSIHPTAIVHPNARIAEGVEIGPYSVIGEHVSIGKGTKVASHVLIEGWTTIGERNRIFSFSSIGTPPQDIGYRNEETYLVIGNDNVIRECATVHRATTKADRRTEIGHGNYLMAYSHVAHDCKLRNNIIMANSAGLAGHIVIEDHAILGGIVGVHQHVRIGAYAMIGGQSAIVQDIPPYVSAAGNRAQLYGLNTIGLKRRGFSDETINHLKKAYKIIFRSGMTIEEAINKVVEEFPDSREVNYFVDFMRHSKRGVTR; this is translated from the coding sequence ATGATGATATCGGGAGCGCAGGAAGTGAGCATTCATCCCACAGCTATCGTGCATCCGAATGCGCGCATCGCGGAAGGCGTGGAGATCGGCCCCTATTCCGTCATCGGCGAGCACGTGAGCATCGGCAAGGGCACGAAGGTTGCCTCCCATGTTCTGATCGAAGGCTGGACCACGATCGGGGAGCGCAACCGCATATTTTCTTTTTCCAGCATCGGCACGCCCCCGCAGGACATCGGATACCGGAACGAAGAGACCTACCTTGTCATCGGGAACGATAACGTGATCCGTGAGTGTGCCACCGTGCACCGCGCCACGACCAAGGCGGACCGCAGGACCGAGATCGGGCACGGGAACTACCTCATGGCCTATTCTCACGTTGCCCATGATTGCAAGCTCCGGAACAACATCATCATGGCGAACTCGGCGGGCCTGGCCGGCCACATCGTGATCGAGGACCACGCGATCCTTGGCGGCATCGTCGGCGTGCACCAGCATGTTCGCATCGGCGCCTACGCCATGATCGGGGGACAGTCGGCGATCGTCCAGGACATCCCTCCCTACGTTAGCGCCGCCGGCAACCGGGCCCAGCTGTACGGCTTGAACACGATCGGCCTGAAACGGCGGGGTTTCAGCGACGAGACGATCAATCATCTGAAGAAGGCCTACAAGATCATCTTCCGGTCGGGGATGACCATCGAAGAGGCAATCAATAAGGTGGTTGAGGAATTCCCGGATTCACGAGAGGTCAATTACTTCGTGGATTTCATGCGCCATTCGAAACGGGGCGTGACTCGGTAA
- the lpxI gene encoding UDP-2,3-diacylglucosamine diphosphatase LpxI (LpxI, functionally equivalent to LpxH, replaces it in LPS biosynthesis in a minority of bacteria.) → MPPAMRKIGLIAGNGNFPLAFARAAKEKGLQVIAVAHEGETLPELAELVDGIFWVKVGQLGKLIKIFKDQDVSDVLMAGGIKKTRLFGGGLPDMRGMTVLARMIHKKDDSLLRAVATELESEGITVRESTLYLDNLLAQAGVLTKRKPTKDELQDIEFGWHLAKEIGKLDIGQTVVVKDQAVLAVEAIEGTDEAIRRGGRLCREGAVVVKTCKPQQDLRFDLPAIGIQTMQTMREVNASCLAVEAGKTIILDRQAVVLEADRAGISIIAR, encoded by the coding sequence GTGCCACCAGCGATGCGGAAGATCGGATTAATAGCCGGGAACGGAAATTTCCCTCTTGCCTTTGCCCGTGCGGCGAAAGAGAAGGGGCTGCAGGTCATCGCGGTCGCTCACGAAGGGGAAACTCTGCCGGAGCTCGCGGAACTCGTGGACGGGATCTTCTGGGTGAAGGTCGGTCAGCTCGGCAAACTCATCAAGATATTCAAGGACCAGGACGTCTCCGATGTCCTGATGGCGGGCGGCATCAAGAAAACGCGCCTCTTCGGAGGCGGACTGCCGGATATGCGGGGCATGACCGTGCTTGCGCGGATGATCCACAAGAAGGACGATTCCCTTTTGCGCGCCGTAGCCACGGAGCTCGAATCAGAGGGCATTACCGTCCGGGAGTCAACGCTGTATCTCGACAACCTGCTTGCGCAGGCGGGCGTTCTCACGAAAAGAAAACCGACGAAGGACGAGCTTCAGGACATCGAGTTCGGATGGCATCTGGCGAAGGAGATCGGCAAGCTGGATATCGGCCAGACGGTGGTCGTGAAGGACCAGGCCGTGCTCGCAGTGGAGGCGATCGAAGGGACCGATGAGGCCATCCGGCGCGGCGGACGCCTGTGCCGGGAGGGAGCGGTCGTGGTCAAGACGTGCAAGCCGCAGCAGGACCTCCGGTTCGACCTCCCCGCCATAGGAATACAGACCATGCAGACCATGCGGGAGGTGAACGCCTCCTGTCTGGCTGTTGAAGCTGGCAAAACAATCATCCTGGACCGGCAAGCGGTCGTGCTCGAAGCCGACCGCGCCGGCATCTCGATCATAGCGCGGTGA
- a CDS encoding Gfo/Idh/MocA family oxidoreductase, with the protein MQKVKVGVIGVGYLGQFHAEKYAVMPGVELVGVVDTDAVRGGFIARKLNTQWFPEPSRLQGLVDAVSIVVPTALHHRVALPFLDRGVHVLLEKPITATLEEADELIALAGKKKAVFQIGHIERFNPAVGAIRPLLASPRYLTAERAAPFTVRCTDVNVVLDLMIHDLDIVTDLAGSEPDAVSAAGASVITREVDVAMARILFRNGCVADVTASRVSDEKKRILRVFDGESVYTGDYQSQKATVARKNGNEVPELRVADIPTERRDTLNDEITEFVRCVRTGSSPLVSGREGRRALALASLITDSIARGISGFVGVS; encoded by the coding sequence ATGCAAAAGGTAAAGGTAGGCGTAATCGGCGTAGGCTACCTCGGGCAGTTTCATGCCGAGAAGTATGCGGTCATGCCGGGTGTTGAACTGGTCGGCGTCGTTGACACCGATGCCGTCCGAGGCGGCTTTATTGCCCGGAAATTGAACACACAATGGTTTCCCGAGCCGTCGCGACTGCAGGGGCTCGTCGATGCGGTAAGCATTGTCGTGCCCACGGCCCTGCATCACCGCGTGGCCCTGCCGTTTCTCGACCGGGGGGTCCATGTGCTTCTGGAGAAGCCGATCACGGCCACGCTGGAAGAGGCCGATGAACTGATCGCCTTGGCCGGGAAGAAAAAGGCCGTCTTCCAGATCGGCCACATCGAACGGTTCAACCCTGCCGTGGGTGCAATCAGGCCACTCCTTGCGTCACCCCGCTACCTGACGGCGGAACGGGCTGCTCCCTTTACGGTCCGTTGCACCGATGTGAACGTGGTGCTCGACCTGATGATCCATGACCTCGATATCGTGACCGATCTCGCCGGTTCGGAGCCGGACGCGGTAAGCGCGGCGGGGGCATCGGTCATCACCCGGGAGGTCGATGTGGCCATGGCGCGCATCCTGTTCCGGAACGGCTGCGTGGCCGATGTCACGGCGAGCAGGGTATCAGATGAGAAAAAAAGAATTCTCCGCGTCTTCGACGGTGAGAGCGTCTACACGGGGGACTACCAGTCGCAGAAAGCAACGGTTGCGAGGAAGAACGGCAACGAAGTGCCGGAGCTGAGAGTGGCCGATATCCCGACCGAACGGCGGGACACGCTGAACGACGAGATCACGGAATTCGTACGCTGCGTCCGGACCGGGAGCAGCCCCCTCGTATCGGGCCGGGAGGGCAGGAGGGCGCTTGCCCTTGCAAGCCTCATCACGGATTCCATCGCCCGGGGGATCAGCGGGTTTGTCGGGGTCTCCTGA
- a CDS encoding DegT/DnrJ/EryC1/StrS family aminotransferase has product MSVPMVDLKVQYEAIKDEINNAVLGVFESTHFILGQHGRALEEAVAAYHGVRHAVAVASGTDALHLALIAAGIQRGDEVITTPFTFIATAEAISYIGAVPVFVDIDPVTYNLDVTKLEAAVTRRTRAIIPVHLYGQSVDMDPLMAVAKKHGLRVVEDCAQSFGADYRGRKTGSVGDIGCFSFFPSKNLGCYGDGGMVVTDDAGLAERMMSLRNHGSHVRYYHDEIGYNSRLDEVQAAILRVKFRHIDAYNANRRNNAQLYNRHLAGADIRTPSEQKGSTHVYHQYTVRVRNRDAVKQKLDEGNVTSSMIYYPVPLHLQAAYRELGVKQGSLPGSELAAQEVLSLPMYPELTEAQIQTVAAAVKKAL; this is encoded by the coding sequence ATGTCGGTACCTATGGTGGACCTGAAGGTCCAATATGAAGCGATCAAAGACGAGATCAACAACGCCGTGCTCGGCGTCTTCGAGAGCACCCATTTCATTCTCGGTCAGCACGGCAGGGCGCTTGAAGAGGCTGTAGCCGCCTATCACGGCGTCAGGCACGCCGTGGCCGTCGCTTCGGGCACCGATGCGCTCCATCTCGCCCTGATCGCCGCAGGCATCCAGCGTGGCGACGAGGTGATCACGACGCCGTTCACGTTCATCGCGACCGCCGAAGCGATCTCCTATATCGGCGCCGTCCCGGTCTTCGTCGATATCGATCCCGTGACCTACAACTTGGACGTTACGAAGCTCGAAGCCGCGGTAACGCGCAGGACCCGGGCAATCATACCCGTTCATCTCTACGGACAGTCCGTGGACATGGATCCGCTCATGGCAGTCGCGAAGAAGCACGGCCTCCGCGTCGTCGAGGACTGTGCGCAGTCCTTTGGTGCGGACTACAGGGGCAGGAAAACGGGGTCCGTGGGCGACATTGGTTGTTTCAGTTTTTTCCCGAGCAAGAACCTGGGTTGCTACGGCGACGGAGGCATGGTGGTCACCGATGACGCGGGGCTGGCGGAACGCATGATGAGCCTCCGGAACCACGGGAGTCACGTCCGTTACTATCACGACGAGATCGGCTACAACAGCAGGCTCGACGAGGTCCAGGCGGCGATACTCCGGGTCAAGTTCAGGCATATCGATGCGTACAACGCAAATCGCAGGAACAACGCACAGCTGTACAACCGGCATCTAGCCGGCGCGGACATCAGGACGCCGTCCGAGCAGAAGGGCTCCACGCATGTGTACCACCAGTACACGGTCCGGGTACGCAACCGGGACGCCGTGAAACAGAAACTGGACGAAGGGAACGTGACGTCCTCGATGATCTACTACCCTGTCCCCCTGCATTTGCAGGCCGCATACAGGGAACTCGGCGTGAAGCAGGGGAGCCTGCCCGGATCGGAACTGGCGGCTCAGGAGGTCCTCTCGCTTCCCATGTACCCCGAACTGACCGAGGCGCAGATACAGACAGTTGCCGCCGCGGTCAAAAAAGCGCTCTAG